The Sphingosinicellaceae bacterium genome includes the window ATAGGTCTGGCTCAATATGGCGCGAACCGGGTGCCTGCGCCGCGCGCCGACCTCTCCGCCATGCTGACGTCGCGGGAGACTGTTGGTGAATAACTCGACGACATGGTTACGTGAACTCGGGCGTAGGCTCGAACCCACGCGGCTGCAGGACGACGGCGCCAACCCGCTGGTCCGCAAGTTGTCCCACTTCGCGCAACTGTCGCAACTGGACCGCGACGTCCTGGACGCGCTCGTCCGTGATGAGGAGTGCTTCCCGTCGGATGTCGACTTGGCAACCGAAGGGAATGCACCCCGGTCGATGTTTATCGTGAAGGAGGGCATGGCGGTTCGCTACCGCTCGCTTCCCGACGGGGGGCGGCAGATCATCACCTTCCTCCTTCCCGGAGATCTATGCGACGCCCACGCGTTCCTGCTTCGCTCGATGGATCACTCGATCGGTACGCTGACCCCGGTGCGGATCGCGCCGATCTCACGCGACAGCATGATGGACACCTTTGCACGCCGACCACGTCTTTCCGCCGCGCTTTGGTGGAGTTCGATGCAGGAGGAGGCGATGCTCCGCGAGCGCATCGTTTCGCTGGGACGCCGCGATGCTCGGGGACGCATTGCATACCTCCTTTGCGAACTTCTCTGGCGCCACGCCGCAGTCGGTCTCGCGGACGGCAACCGATTTCAATACCCGCTTACCCAGACCGAGCTTGGCGACACCCTCGGCATCACGCCCGTTCACGTGAACCGGATCCTAAAAGAGTATCGGCTACAGGGTCTGATCTCGATGGAGCGCCGGATGATTCACCTCGTCGACGTCCGCAGTCTTCAAGGCATCGCCTGCTTCGATGAGAGCTATCTGCAGCTACGCGGAGCGACCGCCGACGTGGCCCACTACTTCGACGAATTGGAACGTCGCGAACCCCCAGCCCTACGGGTGCTAGCCTGATCGATTTCGACACTACCGAAGCTCTCCGGCGGAGGAAGACAATCCAGTTAAGCGGCCGCCGGTCGATAGACGACTAGACAGGTGGTTGACGGCGAACGTCGGGTCGTTTCGCACTCAGAAGGTGCTGTCGCAGTTCTGGAGATAAAGATGACGGATCAAGAGCGCCATAAGGAAACTGTCAGGCGGATCTACGCGAGCTGCTGGAATATGGGTGACATGGCCAGCATCGATGAAATCTTCGCGAGCGATGTCAAGCACGCCCACTTTCTGCCGGGCTGGCCAACGGGACGTGAAGGCTTCAAGACGCTCGTGCAGTTCTGGCGTAACGCGTTCCCCGACATCCGCGAGGACGTCGTGGAGATCCTCGCTGAAGACGATCAGGTAGCCAGTCGCTTCCGGTTGCAGGGTACGCATAGTGGCGATTTCTACGGTATTCCTGGCACAGGACGTAGAGTCGACATCTACGGCGCCGAGATTTTCCGATTCAAAAACAATGTTGTCGTCGAATACGTGTACCACGAAGACGCACTCGGTCTCTTCTTCCAGCTCGGCGTGTTTCCGCTTGGCAATCCGGATATCGCAGGCGTGCTGACCAAGGCCGATTGACCAATCTACGCCACTTGCGTTCCGTTACCCTTGCTGCCGTCCAGCATCGGCACCGCGACTGCCACCATCGGATCACAAGCCATGCCTGTGCCATTCATTAATCTGTCGGGGCGCATCGCCATAGTCACAGGCGCGAGCCGGGGGATCGGCTACGCAGTCGCCGAAGCCTTTGCTAACGCCGGTGCGCAGGTTCACATCATCGCTGAAGGCGAGGACGTGTATCGGGCAGCGGAGGGGATGTGGCCGGGCGTCGGTCGCAAGGTGACCGCTCATCGCTGCGACATAACCGATCGGGTCGCCGTGGAGGCACTCGCGGCGAAGATCCCGCCGCCCGACGTTTTGGTCAACAACGCCGGCTTTGAGGGTCTTACGTGGATCGCCGACGCGAGCAGCGCGACGCTGGAACGGGTCGAGAGGATCAGCCAGATCAACATCGTCGGAACGTGGTCCCTCACCCAAGCGCTGCTGCCGGCCATGGTGAAGGGTGCATCGATCATCTGTACGGCGTCG containing:
- a CDS encoding Crp/Fnr family transcriptional regulator — encoded protein: MNNSTTWLRELGRRLEPTRLQDDGANPLVRKLSHFAQLSQLDRDVLDALVRDEECFPSDVDLATEGNAPRSMFIVKEGMAVRYRSLPDGGRQIITFLLPGDLCDAHAFLLRSMDHSIGTLTPVRIAPISRDSMMDTFARRPRLSAALWWSSMQEEAMLRERIVSLGRRDARGRIAYLLCELLWRHAAVGLADGNRFQYPLTQTELGDTLGITPVHVNRILKEYRLQGLISMERRMIHLVDVRSLQGIACFDESYLQLRGATADVAHYFDELERREPPALRVLA
- a CDS encoding ester cyclase, with protein sequence MGDMASIDEIFASDVKHAHFLPGWPTGREGFKTLVQFWRNAFPDIREDVVEILAEDDQVASRFRLQGTHSGDFYGIPGTGRRVDIYGAEIFRFKNNVVVEYVYHEDALGLFFQLGVFPLGNPDIAGVLTKAD
- a CDS encoding SDR family oxidoreductase translates to MLPSSIGTATATIGSQAMPVPFINLSGRIAIVTGASRGIGYAVAEAFANAGAQVHIIAEGEDVYRAAEGMWPGVGRKVTAHRCDITDRVAVEALAAKIPPPDVLVNNAGFEGLTWIADASSATLERVERISQINIVGTWSLTQALLPAMVKGASIICTASIWSRTSEPGFSAYAASKHATLGLVRTWAKELGPRGIRVNAVAPGWVRTDAALRSADHLAEATGRTSEAILAEVTAQQSLPGLIEASDVAGAYLFLASDWSASITGQSIQVDRGAVHA